One genomic window of Cannabis sativa cultivar Pink pepper isolate KNU-18-1 chromosome 2, ASM2916894v1, whole genome shotgun sequence includes the following:
- the LOC115719753 gene encoding transcription initiation factor TFIID subunit 15 isoform X1, whose product MANHAGKGVPSNGSVYVCNLPDGVDENMVAEFFGTIGLLKKDKRTGRPKIWFYRDKVTNEPKGDATVTYEDPHAAIAAVEWFNNKDFHGSIIGVHIAESKNNDHAYNTVVDMPAAAPTLGVQMPSVVADYVGAEEESGDLNGAGGRGRGRGDVPGKAWQQDGDWMCPNTSSCSNVNFAFRGVCNRCGTARPTGASGGGFGGGGRGRGRGQESGGPGRSAGAAAPAGLFGPNDWSCPMCGNINWAKRTKCNICNTNKPGHNEGGVRGGRGGGYKELDEEELEETKRRRREAEEDDGEMYDEFGYLKKKFRVKTQQADAGRTLPGAGRAGWEVEELGVVDRDGRERSRDRGRERDDKESGRNRERDDRDRRRSRSRERDRGRDRDRDYDRDRDREYGRDRDRDRDRDRDRSRHRH is encoded by the exons ATGGCTAACCATGCAGGAAAAGGAGTCCCCTCAAATGGGTCTGTGTATGTTTGCAATTTGCCTGATGGGGTTGATGAAAATATGGTGGCTGAATTTTTTGGGACCATTGGGTTGCTTAAG AAAGACAAGCGGACTGGTAGACCGAAAATATGGTTTTATCGAGATAAGGTGACAAATGAGCCAAAAGGAGATGCTACTGTTACTTATGAGGATCCACATGCTGCTATTGCTGCTGTTGAGTGGTTTAACAATAAGGATTTTCATGGTAGTATTATCGGCGTTCACATTGCTGAATCGAAAAACAATGACCACGCATATAATACTGTTGTAGATATGCCAGCAGCAGCACCAACACTTGGCGTTCAAATGCCGAGTGTTGTTGCTGATTATGTTGGAGCTGAAGAAGAATCTGGTGATTTGAATGGGGCTGGTGGTCGGGGTAGAGGCCGGGGTGATGTTCCTGGAAAAGCGTGGCAACAAGATGGAGATTGGATGTGCCCAAATACAAG TAGTTGTTCCAATGTGAACTTTGCGTTTCGCGGTGTTTGCAATCGATGTGGAACTGCTCGCCCAACAGGAGCTTCTGGAGGTGGCTTCGGGGGTGGTGGACGTGGCCGAGGTCGTGGCCAAGAATCTGGAGGTCCTGGCCGATCAGCTGGTGCTGCTGCTCCTGCAGGACTCTTTGGTCCTAATGATTGGTCTTGTCCAAT GTGTGGCAATATCAACTGGGCAAAGCGTACAAAGTGCAATATTTGCAACACAAATAAACCTGGTCACAATGAAGGTGGTGTAAG AGGAGGACGTGGGGGAGGTTACAAAGAGCTTGATGAGGAAGAACTAGAAGAAACTAAACGCCGTCGGCGGGAGGCTGAGGAG GATGATGGTGAGATGTATGATGAGTTTGGCTATCTCAAGAAAAAGTTTCGTGTGAAAACACAGCAAGCTGATGCTGGAAGGACACTTCCTGGTGCTGGACGTGCTGGTTGGGAAGTGGAGGAACTAG GTGTTGTTGACAGAGATGGTAGAGAAAGAAGTAGAGACAGAGGAAGAGAACGGGATGATAAGGAAAGCGGTAGGAACAGAGAACGAGATGATAGAGATAGGCGTAGGAGTCGCAGCAGAGAACGAGATAGGGGAAGGGATCGTGACCGAGATTATGATCGTGACCGAGATAGAGAGTACGGGCGGGATAGGGACCGGGACAGAGACAGGGATCGTGACCGGAGTAGGCACCGCCACTGA
- the LOC115719753 gene encoding transcription initiation factor TFIID subunit 15 isoform X3, giving the protein MEFDQKDKRTGRPKIWFYRDKVTNEPKGDATVTYEDPHAAIAAVEWFNNKDFHGSIIGVHIAESKNNDHAYNTVVDMPAAAPTLGVQMPSVVADYVGAEEESGDLNGAGGRGRGRGDVPGKAWQQDGDWMCPNTSSCSNVNFAFRGVCNRCGTARPTGASGGGFGGGGRGRGRGQESGGPGRSAGAAAPAGLFGPNDWSCPMCGNINWAKRTKCNICNTNKPGHNEGGVRGGRGGGYKELDEEELEETKRRRREAEEDDGEMYDEFGYLKKKFRVKTQQADAGRTLPGAGRAGWEVEELGVVDRDGRERSRDRGRERDDKESGRNRERDDRDRRRSRSRERDRGRDRDRDYDRDRDREYGRDRDRDRDRDRDRSRHRH; this is encoded by the exons ATGGAGTTTGATCAG AAAGACAAGCGGACTGGTAGACCGAAAATATGGTTTTATCGAGATAAGGTGACAAATGAGCCAAAAGGAGATGCTACTGTTACTTATGAGGATCCACATGCTGCTATTGCTGCTGTTGAGTGGTTTAACAATAAGGATTTTCATGGTAGTATTATCGGCGTTCACATTGCTGAATCGAAAAACAATGACCACGCATATAATACTGTTGTAGATATGCCAGCAGCAGCACCAACACTTGGCGTTCAAATGCCGAGTGTTGTTGCTGATTATGTTGGAGCTGAAGAAGAATCTGGTGATTTGAATGGGGCTGGTGGTCGGGGTAGAGGCCGGGGTGATGTTCCTGGAAAAGCGTGGCAACAAGATGGAGATTGGATGTGCCCAAATACAAG TAGTTGTTCCAATGTGAACTTTGCGTTTCGCGGTGTTTGCAATCGATGTGGAACTGCTCGCCCAACAGGAGCTTCTGGAGGTGGCTTCGGGGGTGGTGGACGTGGCCGAGGTCGTGGCCAAGAATCTGGAGGTCCTGGCCGATCAGCTGGTGCTGCTGCTCCTGCAGGACTCTTTGGTCCTAATGATTGGTCTTGTCCAAT GTGTGGCAATATCAACTGGGCAAAGCGTACAAAGTGCAATATTTGCAACACAAATAAACCTGGTCACAATGAAGGTGGTGTAAG AGGAGGACGTGGGGGAGGTTACAAAGAGCTTGATGAGGAAGAACTAGAAGAAACTAAACGCCGTCGGCGGGAGGCTGAGGAG GATGATGGTGAGATGTATGATGAGTTTGGCTATCTCAAGAAAAAGTTTCGTGTGAAAACACAGCAAGCTGATGCTGGAAGGACACTTCCTGGTGCTGGACGTGCTGGTTGGGAAGTGGAGGAACTAG GTGTTGTTGACAGAGATGGTAGAGAAAGAAGTAGAGACAGAGGAAGAGAACGGGATGATAAGGAAAGCGGTAGGAACAGAGAACGAGATGATAGAGATAGGCGTAGGAGTCGCAGCAGAGAACGAGATAGGGGAAGGGATCGTGACCGAGATTATGATCGTGACCGAGATAGAGAGTACGGGCGGGATAGGGACCGGGACAGAGACAGGGATCGTGACCGGAGTAGGCACCGCCACTGA
- the LOC115719753 gene encoding transcription initiation factor TFIID subunit 15 isoform X2: protein MANHAGKGVPSNGSVYVCNLPDGVDENMVAEFFGTIGLLKKDKRTGRPKIWFYRDKVTNEPKGDATVTYEDPHAAIAAVEWFNNKDFHGSIIGVHIAESKNNDHAYNTVVDMPAAAPTLGVQMPSVVADYVGAEEESGDLNGAGGRGRGRGDVPGKAWQQDGDWMCPNTSCSNVNFAFRGVCNRCGTARPTGASGGGFGGGGRGRGRGQESGGPGRSAGAAAPAGLFGPNDWSCPMCGNINWAKRTKCNICNTNKPGHNEGGVRGGRGGGYKELDEEELEETKRRRREAEEDDGEMYDEFGYLKKKFRVKTQQADAGRTLPGAGRAGWEVEELGVVDRDGRERSRDRGRERDDKESGRNRERDDRDRRRSRSRERDRGRDRDRDYDRDRDREYGRDRDRDRDRDRDRSRHRH, encoded by the exons ATGGCTAACCATGCAGGAAAAGGAGTCCCCTCAAATGGGTCTGTGTATGTTTGCAATTTGCCTGATGGGGTTGATGAAAATATGGTGGCTGAATTTTTTGGGACCATTGGGTTGCTTAAG AAAGACAAGCGGACTGGTAGACCGAAAATATGGTTTTATCGAGATAAGGTGACAAATGAGCCAAAAGGAGATGCTACTGTTACTTATGAGGATCCACATGCTGCTATTGCTGCTGTTGAGTGGTTTAACAATAAGGATTTTCATGGTAGTATTATCGGCGTTCACATTGCTGAATCGAAAAACAATGACCACGCATATAATACTGTTGTAGATATGCCAGCAGCAGCACCAACACTTGGCGTTCAAATGCCGAGTGTTGTTGCTGATTATGTTGGAGCTGAAGAAGAATCTGGTGATTTGAATGGGGCTGGTGGTCGGGGTAGAGGCCGGGGTGATGTTCCTGGAAAAGCGTGGCAACAAGATGGAGATTGGATGTGCCCAAATACAAG TTGTTCCAATGTGAACTTTGCGTTTCGCGGTGTTTGCAATCGATGTGGAACTGCTCGCCCAACAGGAGCTTCTGGAGGTGGCTTCGGGGGTGGTGGACGTGGCCGAGGTCGTGGCCAAGAATCTGGAGGTCCTGGCCGATCAGCTGGTGCTGCTGCTCCTGCAGGACTCTTTGGTCCTAATGATTGGTCTTGTCCAAT GTGTGGCAATATCAACTGGGCAAAGCGTACAAAGTGCAATATTTGCAACACAAATAAACCTGGTCACAATGAAGGTGGTGTAAG AGGAGGACGTGGGGGAGGTTACAAAGAGCTTGATGAGGAAGAACTAGAAGAAACTAAACGCCGTCGGCGGGAGGCTGAGGAG GATGATGGTGAGATGTATGATGAGTTTGGCTATCTCAAGAAAAAGTTTCGTGTGAAAACACAGCAAGCTGATGCTGGAAGGACACTTCCTGGTGCTGGACGTGCTGGTTGGGAAGTGGAGGAACTAG GTGTTGTTGACAGAGATGGTAGAGAAAGAAGTAGAGACAGAGGAAGAGAACGGGATGATAAGGAAAGCGGTAGGAACAGAGAACGAGATGATAGAGATAGGCGTAGGAGTCGCAGCAGAGAACGAGATAGGGGAAGGGATCGTGACCGAGATTATGATCGTGACCGAGATAGAGAGTACGGGCGGGATAGGGACCGGGACAGAGACAGGGATCGTGACCGGAGTAGGCACCGCCACTGA